One window of Campylobacter concisus genomic DNA carries:
- a CDS encoding undecaprenyl-diphosphate phosphatase → MEISHVIVLALVQGISEFLPISSSAHLILVPKLLGWPDQGLAFDVAVHVGTLSAILFYFKDTIFKLLRDFFASIAQRKMVGDSLLVWCVGFATIPVGIFGLLFNNIIEEYARSGVVIAITTIIFGIALYFADLRSTNKSEYEMTIKIALIIGLAQAVALIPGVSRSGVTMTAALFLGFSHKGSANFSFLMSIPVIILAGGLESIKLIKDPNALPWSDIALGVIISAVSAYLCVKLFMGIISRIRMLPFVIYRLILGTFLLYLFL, encoded by the coding sequence ATGGAAATTTCTCACGTTATCGTTTTGGCCTTGGTGCAAGGCATAAGCGAATTTTTACCCATTTCAAGCTCGGCTCATCTTATCTTGGTGCCAAAGCTACTTGGCTGGCCAGATCAGGGGCTTGCCTTTGACGTGGCAGTACACGTTGGTACGTTAAGCGCGATACTTTTTTATTTTAAAGATACGATTTTTAAGCTACTTCGTGACTTTTTTGCCTCGATCGCACAAAGAAAGATGGTAGGCGATAGCCTGCTTGTCTGGTGCGTGGGATTTGCTACCATTCCAGTTGGGATCTTTGGACTTTTGTTTAACAACATTATCGAAGAATACGCAAGAAGCGGCGTTGTGATCGCTATTACTACGATCATCTTTGGCATAGCACTTTATTTTGCTGATCTTCGCTCGACAAATAAAAGCGAATATGAAATGACCATAAAAATTGCTCTTATCATAGGCTTAGCACAAGCCGTGGCGCTCATCCCTGGCGTCTCAAGATCAGGTGTGACGATGACAGCAGCTTTATTTTTAGGTTTTAGCCACAAGGGAAGTGCGAATTTCTCATTTTTGATGTCGATCCCAGTCATCATCCTAGCCGGTGGACTTGAGAGCATAAAGCTCATAAAAGATCCAAATGCGCTTCCTTGGAGCGACATCGCCCTTGGTGTAATTATAAGTGCAGTTAGCGCTTATCTCTGCGTGAAGCTATTTATGGGGATCATCTCAAGAATCAGGATGCTTCCTTTTGTCATCTATCGCTTGATTTTGGGGACATTTTTACTTTATTTATTTTTATGA